In Methylobacterium aquaticum, the following are encoded in one genomic region:
- a CDS encoding murein hydrolase activator EnvC family protein: MTRALLAIVLSLAAASLACAQPAPAEDPVAKAQAEKDRKAESLRAIETALQASAETKARLEREVAEIKGDGARLNQALIDAARKAQEAETRISDLEGRLQTMAGSETALRRSLEARRGVIAEVLAALQRMGRRPPPAVLVRPEDVLAAIRTSMLLGAVVPELQGEAETLAGDLAELVRLRGLIAADQETLRGDIKGWAAERQRLTALISARQARLGEAESGLTAERERATGLAGQARTLKDLVDRLDGDLANARKAAGAAREAAEAESRETRERFAAASLRDPARLAPKVPFPQVRGLVPRPVSGEVVRTFGSPDGAGGTSRGISLMTRPRGVVSSPADGWVAYAGAFRSYGRLLIINAGDGYYLLLAGMDQINVEVGQFVLAGEPVAVMGDTGSAPSAGAGGRNDPVLYVEFKKDGGSIDPDPWWAKGSSEKVRG, translated from the coding sequence AGCCTGCGGGCGATCGAAACCGCGCTCCAGGCGAGCGCCGAGACCAAGGCCAGGCTTGAGCGCGAGGTCGCCGAGATCAAGGGCGACGGCGCGCGCCTCAACCAGGCCCTGATCGACGCCGCCCGCAAGGCGCAGGAAGCCGAGACCCGCATCTCCGACCTGGAAGGGCGGCTCCAGACCATGGCCGGCAGCGAGACGGCGTTGCGCCGCTCGCTGGAGGCCCGCCGCGGCGTCATCGCGGAAGTGCTGGCGGCGCTCCAGCGCATGGGCCGGCGCCCGCCCCCGGCGGTGCTGGTGCGGCCCGAGGACGTGCTGGCGGCGATCCGCACCTCGATGCTGCTCGGCGCCGTGGTGCCCGAATTGCAGGGCGAGGCCGAGACCCTGGCCGGCGACCTCGCCGAGCTGGTGCGCCTGCGCGGCCTGATCGCAGCCGACCAGGAGACCCTGCGCGGCGACATCAAGGGCTGGGCCGCCGAGCGCCAGCGCCTCACCGCCCTCATCAGCGCCCGCCAGGCCCGGCTGGGCGAGGCGGAGAGCGGGCTCACCGCCGAGCGCGAGCGGGCGACGGGACTTGCCGGCCAGGCCCGCACCCTCAAGGATCTGGTCGACCGGCTCGACGGCGACCTGGCGAACGCCCGCAAGGCCGCCGGCGCGGCCAGGGAGGCGGCGGAGGCCGAGAGCCGCGAGACCCGCGAGCGCTTCGCGGCGGCCTCCTTACGTGATCCGGCGCGGCTCGCCCCGAAGGTTCCCTTCCCCCAGGTGCGCGGCCTGGTGCCGCGCCCGGTGAGCGGCGAGGTGGTGCGGACCTTCGGCAGCCCCGACGGCGCCGGCGGCACGAGCCGCGGCATATCGCTCATGACCCGCCCGCGCGGCGTCGTTTCCTCTCCGGCCGACGGCTGGGTGGCTTACGCGGGGGCGTTCCGCTCCTACGGACGTCTCTTGATCATCAACGCGGGCGACGGCTACTATCTCCTCCTGGCGGGCATGGACCAGATCAACGTCGAGGTCGGTCAGTTCGTGCTAGCGGGGGAGCCGGTCGCCGTGATGGGAGACACGGGCTCCGCACCTTCGGCGGGAGCCGGTGGGCGGAACGATCCCGTCCTGTACGTCGAGTTCAAAAAAGACGGTGGCTCCATCGACCCGGATCCTTGGTGGGCCAAAGGGTCAAGCGAGAAGGTTCGCGGATAA
- a CDS encoding S41 family peptidase, which translates to MRKVSLVLFGAMLGAGTATVATQTHLLSSTSAVAASAETYRQLSLFGDVFEKIRTDYVEKPDEGKLIEAAVNGMLTSLDPHSSYMDAKSFRDMQVQTKGEFGGLGIEVTMEDGLIKVVTPIDDTPAARAGLLANDIITQIDGDQVQGLTLNQAVDKMRGPVNSPVKLKITRKEAKDPLEVTLNRDLIRIKPVRSRTEGGDIGYIRLTQFNEQTYDGLKAAVDKLSTELPGDKLKGFVIDLRNNPGGLLDQAVMVSDAFLDRGEIVSTRGRNPDETQRFSAKSGDLTKGKPIVVLVNGGSASASEIVAGALQDHKRATVLGTRSFGKGSVQSIIPLGGNGALRLTTARYYTPSGRSIQAKGIEPDQEVLQDVPDELKGKDETKGEAGLKGHLKQKDTEERGGSSAYVPPDPAKDKQLLAAVDFLHGVQKGAANTAKSTDKPTDTKPN; encoded by the coding sequence ATGCGCAAAGTTTCCCTCGTCCTGTTCGGAGCCATGTTGGGCGCCGGGACGGCCACGGTGGCGACCCAGACCCACCTGCTCTCGAGCACGAGCGCAGTCGCCGCCTCGGCCGAGACCTACCGCCAGCTCAGCCTGTTCGGCGACGTGTTCGAGAAGATCCGCACCGACTACGTCGAGAAGCCCGACGAGGGGAAGCTGATCGAGGCGGCCGTCAACGGCATGCTGACCTCGCTCGACCCGCATTCGAGCTACATGGACGCCAAGAGCTTCCGTGACATGCAGGTCCAGACCAAGGGCGAGTTCGGCGGCCTCGGCATCGAGGTCACGATGGAGGACGGCCTGATCAAGGTCGTCACCCCCATCGACGACACGCCCGCCGCCCGCGCGGGGCTTCTCGCCAACGACATCATCACCCAGATCGACGGCGACCAGGTCCAGGGCCTGACCCTCAACCAGGCCGTCGACAAGATGCGCGGCCCGGTCAACTCGCCGGTGAAGCTGAAGATCACCCGCAAGGAAGCCAAGGACCCGCTCGAGGTCACGCTCAACCGCGACCTGATCCGCATCAAGCCGGTCCGCTCGCGCACCGAGGGCGGCGACATCGGCTACATCCGTCTGACCCAGTTCAACGAGCAGACCTATGACGGCCTGAAGGCCGCCGTCGACAAGCTCTCGACCGAGCTGCCCGGCGACAAGCTCAAGGGCTTCGTCATCGACCTGCGCAACAACCCGGGCGGCCTGCTCGACCAGGCTGTGATGGTCTCCGACGCCTTCCTCGACCGTGGCGAGATCGTCTCGACCCGCGGCCGCAACCCGGACGAGACCCAGCGCTTCTCGGCCAAGTCCGGCGACCTGACCAAGGGCAAGCCGATCGTGGTGCTGGTCAACGGCGGCTCGGCCTCGGCCTCCGAGATCGTGGCCGGCGCGCTCCAGGACCACAAGCGGGCCACCGTGCTCGGCACCCGCTCCTTCGGCAAGGGCTCGGTGCAGTCGATCATCCCGCTCGGCGGCAACGGGGCGCTCCGCCTCACCACCGCGCGCTACTACACCCCGTCCGGCCGTTCGATCCAGGCCAAGGGCATCGAGCCGGACCAGGAGGTGCTGCAGGACGTGCCCGACGAGCTGAAGGGCAAGGACGAGACCAAGGGCGAGGCCGGCCTGAAGGGCCACCTCAAGCAGAAGGACACCGAGGAGCGCGGCGGCTCGTCGGCCTATGTCCCGCCGGACCCGGCCAAGGACAAGCAGCTCCTCGCCGCGGTCGACTTCCTGCACGGCGTGCAGAAGGGCGCGGCCAACACCGCCAAGAGCACCGACAAGCCGACGGACACGAAGCCGAACTGA
- a CDS encoding divergent polysaccharide deacetylase family protein has translation MPLASDTILTRPLGLRDEASARLQHWRAALRPRVVAAAGLGAGVLALAAFLVLSDDPLAGEPYAIATVEVRAPVAPVPEPAIPSRPDPASRSAGEVERASGVAVTRPEGTGAPDSVVIRVPGNGPIQLAPAPDPRLSERGRYGTLPKIGPDGAKALDVYARPEASGLEKGGAVAGRIALVVSGLGIGQAATQDAVQRLPPAISLAFAPYGADVTRSAARAREAGHEVLVQAPMEPFDYPDNDPGPQTLLAGGKPAENLDRLAFVLARVPGAVGVMNFMGARLTSESAALEPVLREIGGRGLGFLDDGTSPRSLARDVGRKAKVPVARADIVVDAVPRPDAIDRELARLEEAARKSGFALGSASALPLSIDRIARWSRDLESRGILLVPASRALRSGS, from the coding sequence GTGCCGCTCGCGTCCGACACCATCCTGACCCGTCCCCTCGGGCTGAGGGACGAAGCGTCTGCGCGCCTCCAGCATTGGCGCGCCGCCCTGCGACCCCGCGTGGTCGCCGCCGCCGGCCTGGGCGCGGGCGTCCTCGCGCTCGCCGCCTTCCTCGTCCTCAGCGACGATCCCCTCGCGGGCGAGCCCTACGCCATCGCGACGGTGGAGGTGCGGGCGCCCGTCGCCCCGGTGCCGGAGCCCGCAATCCCGTCCCGTCCCGATCCGGCCAGCCGCAGCGCCGGCGAGGTCGAGCGGGCCTCGGGCGTCGCGGTGACCCGCCCGGAGGGCACCGGCGCGCCGGATTCGGTGGTGATCCGGGTGCCGGGCAACGGCCCGATCCAGCTTGCACCCGCCCCCGATCCGCGCCTGTCCGAGCGCGGGCGCTACGGCACCCTGCCGAAGATCGGCCCGGACGGCGCGAAGGCCCTCGACGTCTATGCCCGGCCCGAGGCCTCGGGGCTGGAGAAGGGCGGGGCGGTGGCCGGCCGCATCGCGCTCGTGGTGTCGGGCCTCGGCATCGGCCAGGCGGCGACCCAGGACGCGGTGCAGCGGCTGCCGCCGGCCATCTCCCTGGCCTTCGCGCCCTACGGCGCCGACGTGACCCGCAGCGCCGCCCGCGCCCGAGAGGCCGGGCACGAGGTGCTGGTCCAGGCGCCGATGGAGCCGTTCGACTATCCCGACAACGATCCCGGTCCCCAGACCCTGCTGGCGGGAGGCAAGCCGGCCGAGAATCTCGACCGGCTCGCCTTCGTGCTCGCCCGGGTGCCCGGCGCGGTCGGGGTGATGAATTTCATGGGTGCGCGCCTGACCAGCGAGAGCGCCGCCCTCGAGCCGGTCCTGCGCGAGATCGGCGGGCGCGGCCTCGGCTTCCTCGACGACGGCACCTCGCCGCGCTCGCTCGCCCGCGATGTCGGCCGCAAGGCCAAGGTGCCGGTGGCGCGAGCCGACATCGTCGTCGACGCGGTGCCGCGCCCCGACGCGATCGACCGCGAGCTCGCCCGGCTGGAGGAGGCGGCGCGCAAGTCCGGCTTCGCGCTCGGCTCGGCATCCGCCCTGCCGCTCTCGATCGACCGGATCGCCCGCTGGTCGCGCGACCTCGAATCCCGCGGCATCCTGCTGGTCCCGGCGAGCCGGGCCCTGCGCTCCGGCTCCTGA
- a CDS encoding RNA pyrophosphohydrolase, which translates to MASHHRPEAALASLPYRPCVGITLFNRDGLVFAGHRRYDSGDLGAYAWQMPQGGIDEGEAPREAALRELYEETSVAPGSVRFLAEAPGWYSYDLPTFTEGKPWKGRFRGQTQKWFAFAFEGDEREIDILRPGGGAHKAEFDGWRWEPLANLAALVIPFKRPVYEQVIAAFAHLARPA; encoded by the coding sequence ATGGCATCGCACCACCGTCCCGAGGCCGCGCTGGCCAGCCTTCCCTACCGGCCTTGCGTCGGCATCACGCTGTTCAACCGCGACGGGCTGGTCTTCGCCGGCCACCGGCGGTACGATTCCGGCGATCTCGGCGCCTATGCCTGGCAGATGCCGCAGGGCGGCATCGACGAGGGCGAGGCGCCGCGCGAGGCCGCCCTGCGCGAGCTCTACGAGGAGACCAGCGTCGCGCCGGGCTCGGTGCGCTTCCTCGCCGAGGCGCCGGGCTGGTACTCCTACGACCTGCCGACCTTCACCGAGGGCAAGCCCTGGAAGGGGCGCTTCCGCGGCCAGACCCAGAAGTGGTTCGCCTTCGCCTTCGAGGGCGACGAGCGCGAGATCGACATCCTGCGGCCGGGCGGCGGCGCCCACAAGGCGGAGTTCGACGGCTGGCGCTGGGAGCCGCTGGCCAACCTCGCCGCGCTGGTGATCCCGTTCAAGCGCCCGGTCTACGAGCAGGTGATCGCCGCCTTCGCCCACCTCGCGCGTCCGGCGTGA
- a CDS encoding DUF2939 domain-containing protein, whose product MTRWWLAGLAILVAWIAYGASPYLALYRISQAVHAHDATALEQRVNFRTLRLSLTKQALAAAVDAIAARRDLSPRERTILTEASGALAGPLVESLVTPETLIDLLDDGWPVRAGLARDNVPRDSAPRDGAPGDTTASPHEPSTQEAPRKDGLGLNASTFSQLFALFRSAEPRGFRGMVVSYPPDRPIENRFRLRLRLRGWTWRLVDLELPGALRERISQRLTGAMQR is encoded by the coding sequence ATGACGCGCTGGTGGCTCGCGGGCCTGGCGATCCTCGTCGCGTGGATCGCCTACGGCGCCTCGCCCTATCTGGCGCTCTACCGCATCTCGCAGGCGGTGCATGCCCACGATGCGACGGCCCTGGAGCAGCGGGTGAACTTCCGCACCCTGCGGCTGTCCCTGACCAAGCAGGCGCTCGCCGCGGCGGTCGACGCCATCGCGGCGCGGCGCGACCTGTCGCCCCGGGAGCGCACCATCCTGACCGAGGCGAGCGGGGCGCTCGCCGGGCCGCTGGTCGAATCCCTGGTCACGCCCGAGACGCTGATCGACCTCCTCGACGACGGTTGGCCGGTGCGCGCCGGCCTCGCCCGCGACAATGTCCCCCGCGACAGTGCCCCCCGCGACGGCGCGCCCGGCGACACGACGGCGTCCCCTCACGAACCGTCCACTCAGGAGGCCCCGAGGAAGGACGGCCTCGGCCTGAACGCCTCGACGTTCAGCCAGCTCTTCGCCCTGTTCCGCTCGGCCGAGCCGCGGGGTTTTCGCGGCATGGTGGTGAGCTACCCGCCGGACCGGCCGATCGAGAACCGCTTCCGCCTTCGCCTTCGCCTGCGCGGCTGGACCTGGCGCCTCGTCGATCTCGAACTGCCCGGCGCCTTGCGCGAACGGATCAGCCAGCGGCTCACCGGCGCGATGCAGCGCTGA
- a CDS encoding Hsp20 family protein — MTRPSPFGHPFLLGFDEIEQALDRVAKAANDGYPPYNIERLPRTEREPERLRITLAVAGFTRDQLDVTLEESQLIVRGRQADDKSRTFLHRGIAARQFQRAFLLADGMEVLGADLSNGLLSIDLARPEPERIVRRIDIGSRDGD; from the coding sequence ATGACGCGTCCTTCGCCGTTCGGGCATCCGTTCCTGCTGGGCTTCGACGAGATCGAGCAGGCGCTCGACCGCGTCGCCAAGGCCGCCAACGACGGCTACCCGCCCTACAACATCGAGCGTCTGCCCCGGACCGAGCGCGAGCCCGAGCGGCTGCGCATCACGCTCGCCGTGGCCGGCTTCACCCGCGACCAGCTCGACGTGACCCTGGAGGAGAGCCAGCTCATCGTCCGCGGCCGGCAGGCCGACGACAAGAGCCGGACCTTCCTCCACCGGGGCATCGCCGCCCGGCAGTTCCAGCGCGCCTTCCTGCTCGCCGACGGCATGGAGGTGCTGGGCGCCGACCTGTCGAACGGACTCCTGTCGATCGACCTCGCCCGGCCCGAGCCGGAGCGCATCGTGCGACGGATCGACATCGGGTCGCGCGACGGCGACTGA
- a CDS encoding DUF1150 family protein, translated as MSDNTPTMDSTALAALGEGHVAYIRAMRSEEVKRLFPEAPDLTPGLDLFAVLSASGAPILLTDSRDAAFANAWAHDLQAVSVH; from the coding sequence ATGTCCGACAACACCCCGACCATGGACTCCACCGCGCTCGCGGCCCTCGGCGAGGGCCACGTGGCCTATATCCGCGCCATGCGCTCGGAGGAGGTCAAGCGCCTCTTCCCCGAGGCCCCCGACCTGACCCCCGGCCTCGACCTGTTCGCCGTGCTCTCGGCGAGCGGCGCCCCGATCCTGCTCACCGACAGCCGCGACGCCGCCTTCGCCAATGCCTGGGCGCACGATCTGCAGGCGGTCAGCGTCCACTGA
- a CDS encoding alpha/beta hydrolase, producing MHEHTAAAPRPPATLLDVRGRRLATLVRPGAGPPVVWLGGFRSDMRATKAEALDAWASRKGRAFVRFDYTGHGESEGTFADCTISDWLADAEGVIAALAPQRPVLVGSSMGGWIALLAAARVRPAGLVLIAPATDFTEVLMWQRFPEEIRRQVMENGVWQRESQYSPEPTPVTRALIEDGRHHLMLGGPIDPGCPVHILQGMADPDVPWPHAMTLVERLPETGVVLTLTKEGDHRLSGPADLDRLVAAVEGIAPREG from the coding sequence ATGCACGAGCACACGGCGGCAGCACCGCGCCCACCCGCCACCCTGCTGGACGTGCGGGGCCGCCGCCTCGCCACCCTGGTGCGGCCCGGTGCGGGACCGCCGGTGGTCTGGCTCGGCGGCTTCCGGTCGGACATGCGCGCCACCAAGGCCGAGGCCCTGGACGCATGGGCGTCGCGAAAAGGCCGCGCCTTCGTGCGCTTCGACTATACCGGCCACGGCGAATCGGAGGGCACCTTCGCCGATTGCACGATCTCGGACTGGCTCGCCGATGCGGAAGGCGTCATCGCCGCCCTGGCGCCGCAGCGCCCGGTCCTGGTCGGCTCGTCGATGGGCGGGTGGATCGCGCTCCTCGCCGCCGCCAGGGTGCGGCCCGCCGGGCTGGTGCTGATCGCGCCCGCGACGGATTTCACGGAGGTGCTGATGTGGCAGCGATTCCCGGAGGAGATCCGCCGTCAGGTGATGGAGAACGGGGTGTGGCAGCGCGAGTCGCAATACTCGCCCGAGCCGACGCCGGTGACCCGGGCGCTCATCGAGGACGGGCGGCACCACCTGATGCTCGGCGGCCCGATCGATCCGGGCTGCCCGGTCCACATCCTGCAGGGGATGGCCGATCCGGACGTGCCGTGGCCGCATGCGATGACGCTCGTCGAGCGGCTGCCGGAGACGGGCGTGGTCCTCACCCTGACCAAGGAGGGCGACCACCGTCTCTCCGGTCCCGCCGATCTCGACCGCCTGGTGGCGGCGGTCGAGGGGATCGCGCCCAGGGAAGGCTGA